GTGCATCACCTCTTTTTTGTATTCTACTGTTTCTTTCGAGTTGAAAAGGGATTTGTATTTTGAAGTCAATGCCCCTGTATAGGATTCTAAACCTTGAAGGCGAATAAAATCATTGCTATTCTTCACATCAAAAGGATGTTTTAACACATTGAAGCCCGCCCGACAACATCTAAAACTGTAATCCACATGGTCCAAACCGACTCCACTAAATCGCTGTGTATCAAAATACCCAACCTGTTGGATGATGGCTTTTGTTAGTGTATAAAATGCTCCTTGAATATTTTCGGCAAGGCAATTGGATTCCAAATGACCAAAGGAAATAGGACGCTGAAGATTGGCATGAGGCCGCCAGCGTTTGTCGTAATAAACCAGATGTTGGTAGCCCGTTCTTTCCATTGTTTGCCAATACAGTATATCCCAACCAGACTGCCGAAAAACCACATCATCGTCGGATTTGAAGCAAACATCAAACTCAATGGTTGTAAGATACTTCAAAATCGTATTGACTTGATTTTGAATTTGTATTCTTTCATTGTAAATGACGTGGATAGGATGTTTTGATTGTAATTCGACTAAATAGGCTTTAGTTCCATCCATTGAGCCATCATCTGCTACGATGATTTTCCACGAAACCATAGGAGAGGAAGTTCGAGTTTTTAAAAAAGATTGAATACAGATTTTGAGGTAGTCCAAGCGATTGAAGGTAGTGATTGCCAACACAAACTGCAATGGTCTGGAGTGAGTTGAGGCTTCTTTTGTCTTTGCAGTAGGGGTGTATTTTTCTGCGATTCCCTTCTCTTGGTCTTGAAGGTATTGGATATATCTCAAAAGTGGAGTTTCGTTCATAGACAGAATTTCCGCCATTAAATTTTTGTTTTCCTCGTATTTGACCTGTTCCTTTCCATCTAGTTGTGAGCGAGGATGGTCAATGTGGTACATGGGGAAATAGTAGGTTTTTGAAGTCAAAGTGTTGTAAATGACGTGAGAAACCGCATTGTCTTCACAGCCCCAACCTTCAAACCTTTCGTCCCATCCTCCAATTTTTTCAAAACCTTCACGAGTCAATATTACCAGCCCTCCTGCAAAGGTATCAAACAATGGTCGTTTGTCAATATTTTCGTACTTCAATGTATTGGCATCACTTATGCGTACATTGATGGCTTCTGTCATATTAGGAGTAATCGCTTCAAAATTTTCTGCCGATTTGAAGAAAGAAAGATAGTCCTCTTTCTCCAAAAAAATATCTGCATCTCCAAAGGCAAGCACCGATTTTTGGGTGTGTTTCTCCGCTAGATTGAAAGACCAACCTTTATTGAACAAGCCCGAATTGAAGATAAAAAGGTGTTTGACATTCAAATTTGCATCCAAATCTAATTTGGCTTCACTATCTTGCTCTACTACTAGTATTTCTAAGTCGGGAAAATAATTTCTGAGTTTTTTTAGGACAAAAACCAAAGCTGCAATTCTTTCTATATTTGTAGCTCTAAAAGCTATGATATAGCTTATATTTGAGGTGATATCTTTCATGTTTTATTTTAGTTTGCATGGAAGTCAAACATAGTTAATATTTTTTAATTAGATGGTTTTAGGTTAAAGACTTTTGAAGTTTTCTTTTGAGAGTATGCTGATTTTCATACACTTCATGTATTCAACAATATACTTCAAAAGTTTCAAGTCACAGATTTTGCCAAAAAAACTCAAGATAGTAAAGAATGCGGTTACATCAATTTATAGGCGGCAGAAGTAGCAAAAAAATGGAAAAGAATGCACTGATTCCCAAACTCATTCACCAAACGTGGAAAGATATAAATATTCCTGAGCAGTACCTCCCTTTTCAAAAGAGTTGGCAAACCTATCTTCCTGATTGGGAGTATCGCCTATGGACAGACGATATGAATCGGGCATTTTTAGAAAAACATTACGATTGGTTTTTGCCCATTTATGATGGCTACCCAAAACCCATCATGCAGGTCGACTCGGTTCGGTATTTTTGGATGTATCATTTTGGAGGACTATATGTTGATTTGGATTTTGAAGCATTGAAGTCTATTGAACCATTGATTTTGAATCAGAAAATAGTGATTGGTTTAGAACCGAATGACCATTTAGAGAAGAATTTTTTACAAAAATATAGTTTCAAACACATTCTCTGCAATGCTTTTATGGCATCCGTTCCCAAAGCTCCTTTTTGGGAATATATGATTTTGCAGTTAATCAAAAACCATAAAGCAGAAAACCCTTTGGTGGCTACGGGCCCCTTTTGTCTGACACAGGGCTATGATTTGTTTGAAGATAAAAAATCCATCACACTCATTCCGCCTGAATTGCTTTATCCCATCAATGAAAATATTGGATATGACCATCTAAAAAACAAGTCCAATTCGGGCATATCTGTTTCCAATGAGGCTTATGGCATTCATCATTGGTCGGGTACTTGGTGGCGAGATTTTGTAAAAAAACCTGGTCGAATAGATATTTTTGCAGGCAAACTGCGGGTAAATTTTCCCAAGATTTTCAAAGTTTACGATCAACTATTAAACCGACCTATTCAATGACTTTTCGACAAAAAATAGGCTATTTTTTAAGGCTTGCTATTTCTGTTGTTTCACCCAAACAACGGTATTTGTTTTTAAGACATTATTCTATTCTTGCATTACCAAGTGATTTGATTCCAACAGCAGAAAACTGTTGGTATAGAGTTTTGAAAAAAGGCATAGTCAGAAAAGAGGCTTCTATCAACCTTGAAGAAGAATCTGAAAAATTATTAAAGCAATCAGAAGATGCTTTACCTTTGGTTTCCTGTCTTTTGGTCACCAAAAATCGGTTTCAATTGGCAAAAAAATCGGTCGAATGTTTCATGCGACAATCTTACCCAAATCGAGAGTTGATTGTCATTGACGATGGAGAGGATAGGCAGTTAAAAGATTGGGTAGAAGGATTGAAAAACTCGAAAATTCGATTTTTTCATTTGCCCGATAAATCCAAAAAACTGGGTGTCTTACGCAATTTATCCCGTGAAAAAGCCCGTGGTGAATTTGTGGCACAATGGGATGATGACGACCTTTCGCACTACAATCGCCTACTGTTTCAAATGACTTTGATACAAAAAATGAATTTGGACGGTTGCACCTTGCAAAGAGAAGAGTTGTGGTTTCCTACAAAGCAAAGATTCGGTTATTCAGCACGAAGACTTTGGGAGGGTTCTATGATTTGCAATAACAAAAAATTGCCGCTTTACCATGAAACGAGGCGGGGAGAAGAATCTGATGCAGTGAATCAATTATCGCTGAACGGCAAGATTGCACTGTTGGATTTCCCACAATTATATACCTATTGTTTTCATGGAAAAAATACCTTTGATGAGCCACATTTTGAGCAAATTTGGGAAGTGGCGAGTGTAAAATTTTCAGAAAAAGAATATGAAGAAAGAAAAAATAACATTTTTAAATAAAATATGTTCAGTTTTACAACAAGCATTTGAGGGATTTAAAAAGGACTCCTTCTATTATTTTGTATTTTTTTATTTTTCACTTATTTCGCTTGTTTCAGAAAATTCTACTACTACATGGCAAGAAGCAATTGGGTTATTGGTTAGAGTTTGTACGATGGTAATTCTTTGCTGGGGATTGGTCAGTACCTTACGTTTCCTTATTCCAATTTTTAAATATCGAAAGGTTTTATTTCAAGTCGCAGTATGGGGTATTTTGATTGTTCATGTTTTTATCTGTACGGCAGATTTATTTCTATTGAACTATTATGAACAAAACATGAGTAAAGGTCTTGCTTTTGTATTATTTGAAACAAACAAATCGGATATTTTTGAATTCCTCGAAATGCACAATAGAGAGAAATCCTGGGCAGTATATTTTTACTTAGCATTACCTGCTATAGCATATTGGATATTTCAAGCTTCGTTTTTTGACAAAATCAGAGCGTCGATTGGTCATTTTTTTTTCGCAAGTTTAATTGCTATGACGGCACTGTTTATTATCTCTCCAATAGAGGGATTCGTAAGTATGAGAGCCTTACAACCTACCTTGACGTTTCTACGAGCAATTCCCGAATATCAAAAGGAGCTTAAGGCCTATCAAGAAATAGCCGATAATGTTCGAGATTTTAATTTGGAACATAAAGTAAAATCTATTTCTCCCTCAAAAAAAAACCTCACCGTAATCATAATGGGAGAATCTACCTCTCGCACACACATGAGCCTATATGGATATCCAAGACCGACATCGCCACTTCTTGAAAAAATGAGAGGTGATTTATACATTTTTGATGATGTCATGTCTCCTCATTCTCATACTGTTCCCACTCTTAAAAAAGTGTTGACCTATTTTAACAAAGACAATGAAGGCAATTGGTACGACTACCCTACTCTGTTTGATATATTCAAAGCAAGTAGCAGTAAAACTTATTGGATTTCTAATCAAGAAACTTTCGGTATCTGGGCACGTTTTGGGACTGTTTTAGGAAATCAAGCAGATGTTGCTATTTTCCATGATAGAGTGGTTTCTTCAAGAGATTTTCGTAAAACCAATGCTTATCCCCCTGATGGAGTTTTACTGTCGTATTTGGAGAAAGTAATACAAAACGACACCACATCTAATCAACTGATTATTCTACACCTAATGGGAACACATGGATGGTATGATGAGCGATACCCCGAAAATTTTTCAAGATTTAACCACAAAGTAGACAGTAGTTTATTTGCAGACAGACCTTTTCTTGATTCAGCAAAAAAAAATATCGTTGATTCCTACGATAATGCTGTTTTATACAATGATTGGGTCGTCTCGGAAATGATAAAAATCATCAGTAAAAAGAAAGATTACGCAACCGCTGTGCTTTATCTTTCTGACCACGGCGAAGAAGTTTATGAATATCGAGATATGTTTGGACACAATGAGATAAGTGGATCGATATATATGATTGAAATACCTTTTTTTATTTGGTTGTCAGATACCTACAAAGAAAAAAAACCTAAAAAAGTAAATCATATTTCAAACAGCATACATTGTCGGTATATGTCTGATGACCTAATCCACACTATTCTTGATTTATCCGATCTCAGACATGAAATGTGGGATTCTACCCGTAGTGTAATAAACCCTGCATTTGACTCTACTCGAAAAAGGATTTATGCTGGAAAAGAATATTGATTGAATAAAGAATCGTATTTTGAGCAAATTTGAGAAGCAGAAAACTTGTGGTTTTTGTAAAAAGAGAATGTTCAGTTCTTAAAAAATGAAATCAATGCCTAAAAAAATTGTACTGGCGATTCCAACGGTTTTAGGAAGACCTGAAAATGAACTGTTGAAAACATTGGAGTCTATTTTTAGCTGTATGGATGAAGACTACAGACGTGTGTGTTGTGTTTTTGTATTGGATGCAGAGTTGAAAATTTCGCCTTATATTGAAGAAGTAAAAGTGCGTTTTGCAGATGAAATTGCTCAAAATGTTTTGATTATAGAGAAGACAAACCCTAATGATTATCCACATTTACCAGAAGATGTTGGAGATGGATATAACCGATGGATGGTCAAACAGAATATTGATTTTAGTATTTTATTAGAAAGGGCAATGTCATTGGGAGAATACGTGGTGCAATTGGATGATGATATTCGGACTACTGATAATTTTGTAAAATACATTTTGAACGACATCAGCTATCTGAGTTACTTCAATTGGATTGCGATTCGAGTTTGCCCCTTGGGAACAATAGGAGCTGTCTTCAAAAGCAATGATTTACCTCCAATTATCAACTTGCTACGAGAAAAATATACTGTCATGCCTGTTGATTTGCTACAAGAAAAATATATAGAAATGAAATGTCAAAAAGAAGGACGTTTCTTTTTTCGGATACCACGTTCTTTATTTCAGCATGTAGGTTTGGTCAGCACTTCTGCAGCAGAAAGCAAAAAGTATTACCAAATTGCTCCTGCTAATTTTGAAGCTTTCTATATTCACGACTTGGGAGTAGGGCGATTGGGATGCTTGTTTCGACCAATGACCCATCTTTTGTACCGTCTGAAAAAAATGATACATAGTTTTGAAAAATCCATAAATTCGAGCTTATCAGCATGACCGAACTGTTTGACATCGTTTATCCAAATCAACCACTGGAAAAAACCTATGAAGTGGGCTTGGTGATTACTACCTATAATCGTCCCTTCTATTTGCATCGAACATTGGCGAGTTTGCGAAAAAGCGATTTGAGTAGTACAGTTGTCATGATGATTGATGATAACAGTACGAACTATCTCACCAATCAACTTTTGGAAAGCTTAACCTTGGCAAAAACGCCTGTTATCAAAGCGTTTAGAAAGGAAAAAGAAGGCTGTCGAATGTATGAAAACCTACAATTTGGTTGGGATTTTCTTTCCGAAAACTTCCATTGCAAATATTTGACAAATTTAGACCCCGATGTACTGGTGCAGCCTCATTGGATAAGTGCATTGAAGGAACTGCATGAGTTGGGTCAATCCAAGAATGAAGAAATATTGGTGACGGGTTTCAATGCGTATCAACACCCAATTATTGAAGAAAAGGAAACTTACTACATCAAAAAATCCTTGGGCGGAATCAACTTTTTCTTCAATCAAAATTTGTATCAGAAAATTATTAGAGCAAAATTGATAAATTTAAGTTTCGATTTTAGGGTAGGGGATGCGATGGAAGAAAACAATTACCCAATTTTATGCACCAAACCTTCTGTTGTTCAACACATTGGTCGAGCGGGTCTTTGGTCGGGAATGAAAGTAGGTACGTTTGATTATGCAATTGATTTTGGAGATGTTTCTCCACTCTGGATGAAAGTGCGTCTGTTCTATTTTGAGCATTCCAAACGAGAGGGGAAATTGCTGTATAAAAGGTTAACGGTTGTAAAGCAGTTCTTTCAAAAAATGTTCTATCGCCTTTTTTTTAATAGACTTTATACCGCAAATAGGAATCAAGATAATGGACAACAACACTAAAAATCCATTGGTATCTATTCTGATGTGTACCTACAATGATGAAGACTATATTGGCGAAGCCATAGAGAGCATATTGAAGCAATCGTATAAAAACATCGAATTTATCATCGTCAATGATGGCTCAACTGATGACACAAAAACGATTATCCATAACTTTGCCTCCTCAAAAATTCGATATATTGAAAATATAAAAAATCAAGGACAAGAATTTTCCAAAAATCTGGGTATCTCTAAAGCAAAAGGCAAATACATTGCCTATATGGATGGGGACGATATCAGTGAACTTGAACGTATTGCCACTCAAGTTGAATTTATGGAAAAAAATATGGACATCGGTCTTTGCAGTACAAGGCTTGCTTTTTTTGGGCAAAGGAATGGAGAATTGTTAACCGTAGAGACGGATGAAAATATTCGTTTGCAAGCCCTTTTTTCTACTCCAATGCCACATCCTACTTGGATGATAAGAAGAGATATTTTGACAAAGCACAGTATTGAGTATGAGCAAGGTTTCTTAGCTGCGGAAGACTACTGTTTTATTTTAAAACTATTAGAAAAAACAAAAGCATACTGTATTCAAAAAGCACTGTACAGATATCGCTGGCATGGAAAGAATATTTCTATTGAGAAAAAAGATTTGCAAAAAGAAAATACACTTAAAATAAGCCAGATTGCTTTCAGAAAGCTTCTAAACGTTCATCTTCCAAGAGATGAACACTCTTTTATACACTCAAAACTTAACGCATATAAATTAACAATTGAAGAAATAGACAAAATACATTTCATTTTGTATGAAAAGCTAAAAAGCTCAGATTCTGAATTGGTTAAGCCTTTCAAAAAGTTTTACTCGGAAAAACTAATGTGGTCTTATAATTTTGAATCGCCCAAAGGGTTTATTACTTTGTTTTCTTTTTTTAGGACTAAGCCTTGGCAAAATCTTCCATTTAAAGTTTATTATCAAAAATATTTGCTCATTATTGCAAAGTGTATTTATCGAAATTTTGTCAAATGAACCAACCAAAAGATAAAATACTAATCCTCACCCCTGTCAAAGATGCTACAAAACACCTGTCTCTTTATTTTCAATTATTGGAAAACCTAAGTTATCCAAAAGAATTAATCAGTCTCGGTTTCTTAGAAGGGGATAGCCGAGATGATACTTTTGGTTTTATTGAAGGGAAACTTTTGGAGTTGAATACCACTTTTCGTAGAGCGAATATTTGGAAAAGAGATTATTCCTTTGTGATTCCCGATGGGCTTTTTCGCTGGTCTTCTTCCATTCAAATCGAACGTCGTTCTATTTTGGCAAAAAGCAGAAACTATTTACTGTCGAGAGCTTTGGAAGACGAAGACTGGGTGCTTTGGTTAGATGTCGATTTGATTGAATACCCAAAAGATGTAATCGAACAGTTATTGGCAGTAAAAAAAGAAATTGTCCACCCAAATACGGTCAAAGAATACGGCGGAAAAAGCTATGATATGAATGCTTGGAGCGATAAAGGTAAGTACTTTTTGTCCGATTTGAAAGAAAAGGGAAAACTGGTGAAAATACATGGGGTAGGCGGAACGATGTTGCTGGTGAAAGCAGACATTCACCGAGAAGGTTTGGTTTTTCCGACCTTTTTGTTTGGACATCGAAGCCCACTGATTCGAGCCAGCAATCATTTTTTTATGAAAAGGGATTTGTTGAAAAAATTTGGATTAGGAGGTATTCTAAACAGACAGTTTCAAGGTGAAATAGAAACCGAAGGATTGGGCATTATGGCTTATGAAATGGGCTATGAATGTTGGGGCATGCCACATTTAGAAATATTGCACGCCAATGAATAAGACTTGAGCAGGAAGAGAGAAGCAAGACTTAAGATTGCGTACTAAGTACCTAACCAGATTTAAAAGGATATTAAAATCTTCACAAGAGATTAATAATAAACATTTTGTGATTTTTGAAATGTACCAATAATTTTGATTAGGTACTTATCAGACTATTCATAAATCCATTGATTCATCCTAATTTTGTACACATACTTATCTTATGCAAAAACCTTTCATTTCCATCATCTTATGTACTTACAACGATGGTCTTTTTTTGGAAGAAGCCATTCAGAGTATGTTGAACCAAACATTCGCTGACTTTGAATTTATCATCATTAATGATGGCTCTACTGATAATACAAAATCCATTATCCATAACTTTGCCTCACCAAAAATTCGATACTTTGAACATCCCGAAAACAGAGGGCAGGAAGATTCTAAAAATCTCGGACTATCCAAAGCGACTGGCAAATATGTCGCGTATATGGATGGGGATGACATCAGTGAACCCGACCGCCTTCAAATACAATTTGATTTTATGGAGCAACACCCCGAAATCGGTATATGCAGCACTTGCGTTCATTTTTTTGGATACAAGACAGGCATATTTTGGGGAACAGAAAAGCACAATGAAATTCAATTGAATAGCTTATTTTCTACATCTATGACCCATGCTACTTGTATGATACGCCGCTCTGTTTTGGAATATCACAAAATCAGATATAAGAAGGGATATTTGGCAGCCGAAGATTTCTTATTCTTATCGGAAGTGATAACCAAAACGAAGACATATTGTATCCAAAAACCACTTTATCACTATCGGCAACATGGAATGAATATTTCTAATCAAAAGTATGCGGTACAAGTAAATAATTTTAGCAGAATCAGTCGCCATAATTTTAAAACATGGCTCGGCATGGATGATTTGACTGAAAATGAACATAAAACTATCTGTGCATTTTTTAGAGGAGATGTGTACCTCGAAACACTTCCGATAGTGGACAGCTTGATTAAAGAGAAACTCAACTTGGCCAAAACAGGAGCATTTGGACAGACTTTTTTGGAGTATTACGGAAAACGCTTGCTTGAAGTATATGTTAGTGAAGGCGGAAAAGGTCTAAAAAACCTTGCTGCGTTTCTACGCAATGATGTATGGCGGTATCTTCCATTTCGCCGCTATTTTTTGACTTATGCTTTGATTATCAGCAGAAGTATTTACCGTTCAGTTATCCCTGAACCCGTTTTGGTAAATCCCTAACAGCTAATTTTAAAAAAATAAATGTGAGCAACATAAAGAAAAGATTAAAAAACCTCATAATTCAAATTGGTGCACTTCGCAATATCCCGCCATTCTTCAAGATAATATGGGAAACCAATGCAAGTTATACCGTATTAAACATTGCATTGCGTTTGATTCAGGCTGTCATTCCTATTGCCATTCTTTTTGCAGGAAAGATGGTGGTAGATGAAGTGGTTCGATTGATAGACATTGAGGGGGCTGCTTACAATTGGGAAGCATTGCAGTTTTTAATGCTTTGGATTGTAATTGGTTTGGCATTGGTCATTTTGACCACTTCATTGGCTAGCCTTGTGGCATTAGCAGATACATTGTTGGGAAATTTGGTGAGCAATGAAGTTTCGGAGCGAATCATCAGACATGCTGCAACTTTGGATTTGTACTATTTTGAAAATCCCGATTTTTACGATACACTGGAACGTGCTCGCGAACAAACGGGCAATCGCACCTTGCTGATGTCCATGGTTTTATCCCAATTGCAGGATATGGTAACGCTTGTTTTCCTAACGGGAGCCATCATGACCTTTCGCCCATGGTTGTTGTTGGTGATGTGTGCGGGGATTGTACCTGCCTTCTTTTTGGAAAATTATTTTAACCAAGAAAACTATTCTCTTACCCATTCTTGGACTCCACAACGGAGAGAATTGGACTATTTAAGACTTATAGGCTCTAGCCATTACACGGCAAAGGAGATTAAAATTTTTGGTCTTGAAAACTATATTACCAATCGTTTTGCAAATATAGCTAACCGTTATTATGAAGCCAATAAAAAATTGGCTATTAGGCGAACTATGGCAGGTATGATATTCGGTGTTCTAGGGGCAGTGGCTTATTACGGGATTTATATCTTTGTCGTGCTGGAAACAGTGAAAGGAGCTATCACGCTCGGAACCATGACCTTTTTAGCGGGGGTGTTTCAGCGAATGCAGAGTTCCTTGCAGGCCAGTGTAGGGAGGTTTTCTCAAATCAATGACATTGCTCTTTATCTTCAAGATTTGTTTGACCTGTTTACCCTCCAGCCGCTGGATATTGATAATAAAGGCACTAAATCGCTACCACCTGCCAATCAATTCAACTTTGTTTTTGAAAATGTGAGTTTCAAATATCCAGGGACAAATAAATATGCACTTAAAAATTTGAGTTTTGAGTTGAACACAGGTGAAAAAATCGCTCTTGTTGGGGAAAATGGTGCAGGTAAAACGACTTTGGTAAAACTGCTCGCTCGCCTTTATACGCCAAGTAGTGGGCGTATTTTATTGAATGGAATTGACATCAAAGAATACGATTATGAGGCGTATCGCTCCAAAATTGGAGTGATTTTCCAAGATTTTGTTCGCTTTATTTTTACTGCAAGAGACAACATTGCAGTGGGAAATGTGAAGGAGTTTGACAATCAAGAGTTGATTGAAACAGCAGCAGCAAAAGGACTTGCCGATACAGTAATAGATCAATTAGAGGATAAATATGACCAGATGTTGGGTAGAGGTTTCAAGAAAGGAACAGAATTGTCGGGTGGACAATGGCAAAAAATCGCCTTGGCTCGTGCTTATATGCGAAGCGATGCTCAAGTAGTTATTTTAGATGAACCAACGGCTGCATTGGATGCCCGAGCCGAGCATGAAGTTTTTCTGCGTTTTTCAGAATTGATGAAAGGAAAGACGGGGGTGATTATATCGCATAGATTCAGTACGGTTCGGATGGCAGATCGGATATTGTTTTTGGAGAATGGTCAGAAATTGGAAGAGGGTAGTCATACTGAATTGATTGAAAAAAATGGAAAATATGCACAACTTTTTGATTTGCAAGCTCGTGGATATGCAGCTTCTTGATAGTAACACTGGATTTATACTTCAATGAGTACACCTCAAAAAAAATAAAATACATGAAAAACAATCTTCCAAAAATAGCCTTTATCGGTGCTGTTACCTTTGAAGAACTAACAGGGAGTCATATACTGTTTTACAGACTTTTTAAAAAATACCCTCCTGAAAAGCTATTGGTTATCGGTTCTCATAAAAGCAGAGGAACAGATTCTCAAATCAAAAGACT
The Chitinophagales bacterium genome window above contains:
- a CDS encoding glycosyltransferase translates to MTFRQKIGYFLRLAISVVSPKQRYLFLRHYSILALPSDLIPTAENCWYRVLKKGIVRKEASINLEEESEKLLKQSEDALPLVSCLLVTKNRFQLAKKSVECFMRQSYPNRELIVIDDGEDRQLKDWVEGLKNSKIRFFHLPDKSKKLGVLRNLSREKARGEFVAQWDDDDLSHYNRLLFQMTLIQKMNLDGCTLQREELWFPTKQRFGYSARRLWEGSMICNNKKLPLYHETRRGEESDAVNQLSLNGKIALLDFPQLYTYCFHGKNTFDEPHFEQIWEVASVKFSEKEYEERKNNIFK
- a CDS encoding ABC transporter ATP-binding protein, producing the protein MSNIKKRLKNLIIQIGALRNIPPFFKIIWETNASYTVLNIALRLIQAVIPIAILFAGKMVVDEVVRLIDIEGAAYNWEALQFLMLWIVIGLALVILTTSLASLVALADTLLGNLVSNEVSERIIRHAATLDLYYFENPDFYDTLERAREQTGNRTLLMSMVLSQLQDMVTLVFLTGAIMTFRPWLLLVMCAGIVPAFFLENYFNQENYSLTHSWTPQRRELDYLRLIGSSHYTAKEIKIFGLENYITNRFANIANRYYEANKKLAIRRTMAGMIFGVLGAVAYYGIYIFVVLETVKGAITLGTMTFLAGVFQRMQSSLQASVGRFSQINDIALYLQDLFDLFTLQPLDIDNKGTKSLPPANQFNFVFENVSFKYPGTNKYALKNLSFELNTGEKIALVGENGAGKTTLVKLLARLYTPSSGRILLNGIDIKEYDYEAYRSKIGVIFQDFVRFIFTARDNIAVGNVKEFDNQELIETAAAKGLADTVIDQLEDKYDQMLGRGFKKGTELSGGQWQKIALARAYMRSDAQVVILDEPTAALDARAEHEVFLRFSELMKGKTGVIISHRFSTVRMADRILFLENGQKLEEGSHTELIEKNGKYAQLFDLQARGYAAS
- a CDS encoding glycosyltransferase family A protein, which codes for MDNNTKNPLVSILMCTYNDEDYIGEAIESILKQSYKNIEFIIVNDGSTDDTKTIIHNFASSKIRYIENIKNQGQEFSKNLGISKAKGKYIAYMDGDDISELERIATQVEFMEKNMDIGLCSTRLAFFGQRNGELLTVETDENIRLQALFSTPMPHPTWMIRRDILTKHSIEYEQGFLAAEDYCFILKLLEKTKAYCIQKALYRYRWHGKNISIEKKDLQKENTLKISQIAFRKLLNVHLPRDEHSFIHSKLNAYKLTIEEIDKIHFILYEKLKSSDSELVKPFKKFYSEKLMWSYNFESPKGFITLFSFFRTKPWQNLPFKVYYQKYLLIIAKCIYRNFVK
- a CDS encoding glycosyltransferase family 2 protein, with product MTELFDIVYPNQPLEKTYEVGLVITTYNRPFYLHRTLASLRKSDLSSTVVMMIDDNSTNYLTNQLLESLTLAKTPVIKAFRKEKEGCRMYENLQFGWDFLSENFHCKYLTNLDPDVLVQPHWISALKELHELGQSKNEEILVTGFNAYQHPIIEEKETYYIKKSLGGINFFFNQNLYQKIIRAKLINLSFDFRVGDAMEENNYPILCTKPSVVQHIGRAGLWSGMKVGTFDYAIDFGDVSPLWMKVRLFYFEHSKREGKLLYKRLTVVKQFFQKMFYRLFFNRLYTANRNQDNGQQH
- a CDS encoding glycosyltransferase — translated: MKDITSNISYIIAFRATNIERIAALVFVLKKLRNYFPDLEILVVEQDSEAKLDLDANLNVKHLFIFNSGLFNKGWSFNLAEKHTQKSVLAFGDADIFLEKEDYLSFFKSAENFEAITPNMTEAINVRISDANTLKYENIDKRPLFDTFAGGLVILTREGFEKIGGWDERFEGWGCEDNAVSHVIYNTLTSKTYYFPMYHIDHPRSQLDGKEQVKYEENKNLMAEILSMNETPLLRYIQYLQDQEKGIAEKYTPTAKTKEASTHSRPLQFVLAITTFNRLDYLKICIQSFLKTRTSSPMVSWKIIVADDGSMDGTKAYLVELQSKHPIHVIYNERIQIQNQVNTILKYLTTIEFDVCFKSDDDVVFRQSGWDILYWQTMERTGYQHLVYYDKRWRPHANLQRPISFGHLESNCLAENIQGAFYTLTKAIIQQVGYFDTQRFSGVGLDHVDYSFRCCRAGFNVLKHPFDVKNSNDFIRLQGLESYTGALTSKYKSLFNSKETVEYKKEVMH
- a CDS encoding glycosyltransferase family 2 protein, yielding MQKPFISIILCTYNDGLFLEEAIQSMLNQTFADFEFIIINDGSTDNTKSIIHNFASPKIRYFEHPENRGQEDSKNLGLSKATGKYVAYMDGDDISEPDRLQIQFDFMEQHPEIGICSTCVHFFGYKTGIFWGTEKHNEIQLNSLFSTSMTHATCMIRRSVLEYHKIRYKKGYLAAEDFLFLSEVITKTKTYCIQKPLYHYRQHGMNISNQKYAVQVNNFSRISRHNFKTWLGMDDLTENEHKTICAFFRGDVYLETLPIVDSLIKEKLNLAKTGAFGQTFLEYYGKRLLEVYVSEGGKGLKNLAAFLRNDVWRYLPFRRYFLTYALIISRSIYRSVIPEPVLVNP
- a CDS encoding phosphoethanolamine transferase, whose protein sequence is MKKEKITFLNKICSVLQQAFEGFKKDSFYYFVFFYFSLISLVSENSTTTWQEAIGLLVRVCTMVILCWGLVSTLRFLIPIFKYRKVLFQVAVWGILIVHVFICTADLFLLNYYEQNMSKGLAFVLFETNKSDIFEFLEMHNREKSWAVYFYLALPAIAYWIFQASFFDKIRASIGHFFFASLIAMTALFIISPIEGFVSMRALQPTLTFLRAIPEYQKELKAYQEIADNVRDFNLEHKVKSISPSKKNLTVIIMGESTSRTHMSLYGYPRPTSPLLEKMRGDLYIFDDVMSPHSHTVPTLKKVLTYFNKDNEGNWYDYPTLFDIFKASSSKTYWISNQETFGIWARFGTVLGNQADVAIFHDRVVSSRDFRKTNAYPPDGVLLSYLEKVIQNDTTSNQLIILHLMGTHGWYDERYPENFSRFNHKVDSSLFADRPFLDSAKKNIVDSYDNAVLYNDWVVSEMIKIISKKKDYATAVLYLSDHGEEVYEYRDMFGHNEISGSIYMIEIPFFIWLSDTYKEKKPKKVNHISNSIHCRYMSDDLIHTILDLSDLRHEMWDSTRSVINPAFDSTRKRIYAGKEY
- a CDS encoding glycosyltransferase — encoded protein: MRLHQFIGGRSSKKMEKNALIPKLIHQTWKDINIPEQYLPFQKSWQTYLPDWEYRLWTDDMNRAFLEKHYDWFLPIYDGYPKPIMQVDSVRYFWMYHFGGLYVDLDFEALKSIEPLILNQKIVIGLEPNDHLEKNFLQKYSFKHILCNAFMASVPKAPFWEYMILQLIKNHKAENPLVATGPFCLTQGYDLFEDKKSITLIPPELLYPINENIGYDHLKNKSNSGISVSNEAYGIHHWSGTWWRDFVKKPGRIDIFAGKLRVNFPKIFKVYDQLLNRPIQ